In Marivirga salinae, a single window of DNA contains:
- the rpe gene encoding ribulose-phosphate 3-epimerase, whose product MSHLIAPSVLAADFANLQRDVEMLNESQADYIHVDIMDGVFVPNISFGLPVCEAIYKHAKKPLDVHLMIEKPENYIQAFHDAGAATISVHYEASPHLHRTLQAIRDLGLRAGVAINPHTNVSLLENVIQDTDLVCMMSVNPGFGGQKFIEQTYTKVRQLKELIADQNASTLIEIDGGVNIDNAPKLLKAGADVLVAGNFVFKSENPIHTIQELKDVSI is encoded by the coding sequence ATGAGTCATTTAATAGCCCCTTCCGTTTTAGCCGCAGACTTTGCTAATTTGCAAAGAGATGTGGAAATGTTGAATGAAAGCCAAGCAGATTATATCCATGTAGACATCATGGATGGCGTTTTCGTTCCTAATATTTCATTTGGATTGCCCGTTTGTGAAGCAATTTATAAACATGCCAAAAAGCCATTGGATGTGCATTTGATGATTGAAAAACCTGAAAATTATATTCAGGCATTTCATGATGCAGGTGCAGCTACTATTTCTGTTCACTATGAAGCTAGTCCTCATTTGCATAGAACTTTGCAAGCCATTAGAGATTTAGGCTTGAGAGCCGGAGTTGCTATCAACCCGCATACGAATGTATCATTGCTAGAAAATGTGATTCAGGATACTGATTTAGTTTGTATGATGTCTGTAAATCCAGGATTTGGAGGTCAGAAATTTATTGAACAAACATATACTAAAGTTCGACAACTAAAAGAATTAATAGCAGACCAAAATGCTTCAACTTTAATTGAAATAGATGGTGGTGTAAATATTGATAATGCCCCTAAATTATTGAAAGCAGGAGCAGATGTTTTGGTAGCTGGAAACTTTGTTTTCAAATCAGAGAACCCAATTCATACTATTCAGGAACTTAAAGACGTTTCTATTTGA
- a CDS encoding ROK family protein: MADQKALWGIDLGGTKIEGVILKSKEKPEVLLRKRIDTEADQGYEHITQRIKLLVSQMAEEIGFQPKSIGIGTPGSTDPESGLLKNSNSTSLNHKPLRQDLEKLLNIPVFMANDANCFAVAETQMGIVKDQFPKSEVVFGVIMGSGVGGGLVINGKVWNGKHGIAGEWGHIFLDEDGGDCYCGKYGCVETILAGKSLERYYKRISGKDKKLKNIIADKSDDEFAQKTYDRLIHFFGKGLSVIVNVIDPDVIIIGGGVGNIPHLYDEGVESVKQFTFNPDMKTPIVKPKLGDSAGVFGAAFLTA, translated from the coding sequence ATGGCAGATCAAAAAGCATTATGGGGTATTGATTTAGGCGGTACCAAAATTGAAGGCGTAATCTTAAAATCAAAAGAAAAGCCTGAGGTTTTATTAAGAAAAAGAATTGACACTGAGGCTGATCAAGGATATGAGCATATAACTCAGCGAATTAAATTATTGGTAAGCCAAATGGCTGAAGAAATAGGTTTTCAGCCAAAATCAATCGGGATAGGAACTCCTGGTTCCACTGACCCAGAAAGTGGATTGCTAAAGAATAGTAATTCCACTAGTCTTAACCACAAACCTCTTCGTCAAGATCTGGAAAAACTTTTAAATATTCCTGTTTTTATGGCAAATGATGCGAATTGTTTTGCTGTTGCTGAAACACAAATGGGAATTGTAAAAGATCAATTTCCTAAATCGGAAGTGGTATTTGGAGTTATTATGGGCTCAGGTGTTGGTGGTGGATTAGTCATTAATGGAAAAGTTTGGAATGGTAAACACGGAATAGCAGGGGAGTGGGGCCATATTTTTCTGGATGAGGATGGGGGGGACTGCTATTGCGGAAAATACGGTTGTGTAGAAACGATTCTAGCTGGAAAATCTTTAGAACGCTATTATAAAAGAATTTCTGGAAAGGATAAAAAACTTAAAAACATTATAGCTGATAAAAGCGATGATGAATTTGCTCAAAAAACCTATGATCGATTAATTCACTTTTTTGGTAAAGGCTTATCCGTAATTGTAAACGTAATTGACCCTGATGTGATAATTATAGGCGGTGGTGTTGGAAATATTCCACATCTATATGATGAAGGTGTTGAGTCAGTCAAGCAATTTACGTTCAATCCTGATATGAAAACACCAATTGTAAAACCAAAGCTAGGAGATAGTGCCGGAGTTTTTGGTGCTGCTTTTTTAACCGCTTAA